From a region of the Arachis ipaensis cultivar K30076 chromosome B09, Araip1.1, whole genome shotgun sequence genome:
- the LOC107616653 gene encoding B3 domain-containing protein At5g42700: MTAKASEYEEIRRKRLEENKKRMEALNLPNLSQALHTSPLSKSKSHSPSPLKRVKSRTIEKQVVVVRRSSRVANMPAPVYKEVVIDRVVTPRSRRYGGSYDRYRDYSKRVYASDEARQEALDKADKIQSDLQSKSHHPSFVKTMLQSHVTGGFWLGLSVQFCKTHLPNRDERITLIDEDGDEYETLYLARKTGLSAGWRGFSIAHNLVDGDALVFELISRTTFKVYIVRVNSPAEGEEQ, translated from the exons atgacggCAAAGGCCAGTGAATACGAGGAGATTCGGCGGAAGAGGTTGGAGGAGAACAAGAAGAGGATGGAGGCCCTCAATCTCCCCAACCTCTCTCAGGCCCTCCACACCTCTCCTCTTTCCAAATCCAAATCACACTCTCCCTCTCCG CTGAAGCGCGTCAAGTCACGCACCATTGAGAAGCAGGTGGTTGTGGTGAGGAGGTCCAGCCGCGTCGCCAACATGCCAGCTCCTGTTTACAAAGAA GTGGTTATTGATCGTGTTGTCACACCTAGAAGCCGCAGATATGGCGGCTCCTACGATCGCTACAGGGATTATTCAAAGCGGGTGTATGCTTCCGATGAAGCCAGACAGGAAGCCCTAGACAAGGCCGATAAGATACAATCGGATTTGCAGTCTAAGTCTCATCATCCATCCTTCGTTAAAACCATGCTCCAGTCTCACGTCACCGGCGGATTCTGGCTG GGTCTTTCAGTCCAGTTCTGTAAGACGCATCTTCCAAATCGTGACGAAAGAATTACTTTGATTGATGAGGATGGGGATGAGTATGAAACACTATATTTGGCTCGAAAAACAGGACTTAGTGCAGGATGGAGAGGCTTTTCAATTGCTCATAACCTAGTTGATGGGGACGCTTTAGTTTTTGAACTAATTAGCCGCACTACATTCAAG GTTTACATTGTTAGAGTGAATAGTCCTGCAGAGGGTGAAGAGCAATGA
- the LOC107618300 gene encoding F-box/FBD/LRR-repeat protein At1g51370: MIEGFDQCNSMLCWEEEAEMPKVEFQESGPALKKAKKTILAAENVDSYEVAESQDRLGDLPDCLIHHILSFMETKDAIRTCVLSKRWRYIWASVPCLNFSSKSFNRLVDFKKFVLWVLSHRDDSQVKVLIYYRFGVDYATDQYLLNKVIEYATYHGVEEIRINLRAKTSGSPPVEIPLPLFTCQSLKRLELKDCNPTNVSSPVGCKSLETLHLEHFSMYPAAADFMNPFSSLAELFGFTTLTTLHLNSFTLCYTGIDCLNPFATCVNLKNLHLGEMSFKSDLNPKDFVISAPKLKNLSLMCNRFKCKIVVAAPTLTNFSYLYSTSCAFFEFSLPSLDGLVIDIHEPRDQLEKSIRRKREETLHGLINMIRGHCKSEAVKLSFCTVAVTCGTAVFLKPEFYSCSKLKSLNFGVGSTYKIFISNLDNITAYFRDCSQHADFEILTI; this comes from the exons ATGATTGAGGGCTTCGACCAGTGCAATTCGATGTTGTGCTGGGAAGAAGAAGCTGAAATGCCAAAAGTTGAATTTCAGGAATCTGGTCCTGCTTTGAAGAAAGCCAAGAAAACCATTTTGGCTGCTGAAAATGTCGACAGCTATGAAGTGGCTGAAAGCCAGGACAGACTTGGTGACTTACCGGATTGCCTTATCCATCATATATTGTCGTTTATGGAAACGAAGGATGCGATTCGAACATGTGTTTTATCTAAAAGGTGGAGGTATATTTGGGCTTCAGTTCCCTGCTTGAACTTCAGCAGCAAGTCATTCAATCGGTTGGTTGATTTCAAGAAATTTGTGTTGTGGGTTCTATCCCATCGGGATGATTCTCAGGTCAAGGTTCTTATTTACTATCGCTTCGGGGTGGATTACGCAACAGATCAGTATCTGTTGAATAAGGTTATTGAATATGCAACATATCATGGTGTTGAAGAAATCAGAATCAATCTTCGGGCTAAAACCTCTGGCAGCCCACCTGTTGAAATCCCTTTGCCTCTATTTACTTGTCAGTCTTTGAAACGGCTTGAGTTAAAAGATTGCAATCCTACAAATGTCTCGTCCCCCGTTGGCTGCAAGTCATTGGAAACGTTGCACCTGGAACATTTTTCAATGTATCCTGCTGCAGCTGACTTTATGAATCCATTTTCAAGTTTGGCGGAACTCTTTGGTTTTACAACATTGACGACTTTGCACCTTAACAGCTTCACTCTGTGTTATACAGGAATTGACTGTCTCAACCCATTTGCTACATGTGTCAATTTGAAGAATTTGCACTTAGGTGAAATGTCCTTTAAGTCCGATTTGAACCCTAAGGATTTTGTTATATCTGCTCCCAAACTCAAAAACTTGAGCCTAATGTGCAACCGCTTCAAATGTAAGATTGTAGTTGCTGCGCCAACTCTTACCAATTTCAGCTACTTGTATTCTACATCTTGTGCCTTCTTTGAGTTCAGTCTTCCATCTTTGGATGGCTTGGTCATTGATATTCATGAACCGCGTGATCAATTGGAAAAATCAATCCGGAGGAAGAGAGAGGAGACTTTGCATGGTTTGATCAATATGATACGGGGACATTGTAAATCTGAAGCAGTTAAACTATCATTCTGTACAGTAGCG GTTACCTGTGGTACTGCAGTTTTTCTAAAGCCAGAGTTTTACTCCTGTAGTAAATTGAAATCATTGAACTTCGGGGTGGGTTCAACATACAAAATCTTCATTAGCAACCTTGACAATATAACGGCCTACTTCCGCGATTGCTCTCAACATGCAGATTTTGAAATCCTGACTATTTAG
- the LOC107619666 gene encoding 40S ribosomal protein S29 yields MGHTNIWNSHPKNYGPGSRTCRVCGNPHGLIRKYGLMCCRQCFRSNAKEIGFIKYR; encoded by the exons ATGGGACACACCAACATTTGGAACTCTCACCCAAAGAACTACGGGCCTGGTTCTCGCACTTG TCGCGTGTGTGGAAACCCACATGGATTAATCAGGAAGTATGGCCTCATGTGCTGCAGGCAGTGCTTCCGTAGCAATGCCAAGGAAATCGGATTCATTAAG TACCGCTGA